The genomic segment cagagcacatttaagctactgttttctgacaatgcagcctctgctggttttttaaatgaagtatattctatatatttttttaaagtcagtctttaaatagtttatggctggtacttgatgcacacatgttcatgttgctacatacatgtgccataaaaatattgacatgacctgtagtgtgttctatggttttgttgttttatagcacattatattgtattgtgacattgttctttatgacattgtgaatatataaatggattttatttcaacaaatctgctgaaaataaatacctgtttttattcacagtacttggacaaaaatttcttttgtgaaacttttcggtttatggtaaaatattcttgtattaaaaaatgtaaactttaatttacagtaaaactgacattatgttgtgaaacaagtttacagtagaccagctttactataaaatacatttacagttttatgctataaactacatttacagtaaagcagttataactgcaaagcacactcacagtaaaaattaactgtgaaatatcatgacagtaaaggtactgtggaatggtaattacagtaccttactggcaacactgttgccagtaaggtactgtagaatgtcaattacagtaacttactggcaacactgttgccagtaagttgccagtaagttactgtagaatggtgattacagtaacttactggcaacactgttgccagtaagtcgccagtaagttactgtagaatggtgattacagtaccttactggcaacactgttgccagtaaggtactgtagaatggtaattacagtaccttgctggcaacttactggcaacactgttgccagtaagttactgtaattaccattctacagtaacttactggcaacagtgttgccagtaagttattgtaaaaatacaataaaaagtctaacagtgtattAACAACTTGCTATATGTAGTTGTTATTACCATTAAGGTTTTGCCATATTGTGTTCATTTCCTTTACATTTGGATTTAATTCTCTTAAGACGGCCTAGTATTTTGTGTTGTGTAATTCAGATTCCTTTCGTGTATCTTCTTCTTGAATAGCTGTTCCTGACCAATATGGCAAAACCTTAATGGTAATAATCACAAATCTATATGGTAAAACCATAATGACAATAACAAACAGATATGACAAAACCTTACTGGTAATAAtagctaaatatagcaacaataATAAACCCAGAAGTAATGAAAGAggacataaaagaaaaccaaaacaatgacAGCTGTGGTTCATAACAGAGAATTTCCTTTGACCAGCTATAATTATATGTGGCCTCATAACAattgcaaaacataaatacatcaAAGAGTAAATACATTTAACTTCACTTTAcactttgtttaataaaaagcccttttaaacaagaatctttgttttctcagaagTATTGCTGAAccccatccattcatccatctcttcatgtatttttttaacagttaaaaGAAATTGTGCCTTTATTCattataacaaaatatataaacaaataaaatgcattgtcATTATGCAGTAGGTGTTCGTTGGGCTTTGTGAATGACTTGTCATTTTCTTGGCTCAGGTTGGGCTATAATTTTGATCTCTTAaagttttcttcctctctttattcacaattttctaaagaatcaaaagaaaactggattttcCAACTAAAACTGACTTCGTACCTCAAAAGCACTGATTGTTGTCTGAAGGAAGAGTTTagcttaaaaaaatcagttcttGTTCAAATACCAGGACGGTCGGTGTGTCTTCCTCTGCAGGAAACGCGCCGACTGTCCAAACAGGAAGCTGAGAATGCATGATGATATTTCTCTGCCAGGTGTTTCTGCGGCAGATTTGGGTGGACCTGAAGGGGCGAGTCTGGCACAAGCAGCTCAGGAtcttaaaagagaaaagagcagAGTTGTAGATGAAATGCTTGGAGAGCGAGAACAATCGCTGAGGAGAAGCAACGTATTCGGTCCGACTGTTCCCAGAATTCAGGCAAGAATCGAAGTCAAACGATTCAATCCGAGCATGCCGTCGTCAAATCTCAGACCTTCATTTCCTCTTgataaacagaataaacttcTTGGTGGAAAATATGAACTTGGAGGTCCTGAGGCCATGCTGGGAGGCGCTGGTATAAATAGACAACTTCCTGTTGATCAAGACATCAAAAGTCTGGATTCCTACAATTCTGGACTTCACAATCCCAGGGAAACGGCAAATCAAGAGGCTAAAAACTGTGGAGCTCCTGCTGGTTTGCCAGAAATGTTGGGCATTAATCCCTCAGAGGTTAAAGCTGGGAAACGCTTCGGGTGTAAAAATCTTCCTGCACAAGGTCAAGATGGCAGAAGCGATGTTCTCTTCCCCGTGCAACGTCAAGCAGGCATCAATCCTTTAACTGCACCAGACAGCAGTCAGGACCTCCAGAGACGTCGAGACAAAATCCGGGTCAGAGACGGATCCCAGCACTACGATCCGATCAGGACCCAAAGTTTGGGCGTCACCTTAACCAGAGAGGAGCAGGACGTTGGCGGTTTTACTCAAGAAGATGCCAGACTCCTTCCTGTAGCTGGACATGTAAACAGAAAGTCAAAACCTCTGACTGAGAGGAATACGCAGGCGGCAAGTAAGAGAAAAGCTTCATCTTTTTCCaccattttcatgtttttgtagaTCAAATTCACCCTCATATAACAATCCTGTTATCTTATATTTAATATGCATCAAAATGCCGGTGTATTTAATATTCTTTTaccttcagcagcagaaacattacAATATGGCGTCCCTCAGGGTTCTGTTCTCAgtcctctttcttctttttaatgctGTGTAAATAACTTTCCTGTTACCTTCCTTTGATGATGAGAAATACCGACGTTACTACCTGAAAACACAGTCTTCATCATGGATGGAGATAAAGTTTCTAAGCctcaaagagaataaaacagatgtttttggttttttttaacaaaagcatGGCCCTAAAACTCTGCTGTATTTGGGTGAAagaacaacaagaacaaaagaTTTTTCCTACCATTCTAAAAAGTGAAAGTGGAATTTGCTAAATGCTACAAGGAATTTAACCGAAAACCTGATTTCATCCAATGAGACTAAGGTTGAAATTTTATCAACAAACACTCCCAAGTGAATCTGTGgctaaaagacacaaaaaaacaaagcaaattctGCCGACATGGCGCAGGATCTGTGGGcctgttttgtctgtttatcttccaaatgattgtttgttttttgtgtttctcacaTTGTAGTTTCTGGATTCTCTGGATTTATTCCAGGAAAGTTTCCACCTGACGCAgaaattgcaaataaaacatttttcttccaaacaaacTTGCAGACAGTTTATGTTTTCTGTCgcatttctctctctgtttaaaGGAACTCCAGACtgactccagtcctccaggtgAACTAACAGCACAAactgagttttttctttctttccttggTTTGTCTGCAGGTTACGTCGGAGGAGCAGGAAACTATCTGGGCGCTGCAGGTTACGGAGCAGGTAATGTCTGGCCTTCCTCACAGGACGATTCTCTCCTCTTCAGCAGTTTCAGTAACTGATGACAAATATTTCTCGTGTTTTTCTCACAGGTTTAGGACAGGGCGCTTATCTGGGAGGTGCTGCTGGAAAACTTAGTGGTTAGTCTTTAGATGTATTTAATTCTGATCTGAAGGTGAGTTTTAATTTTGGGTGTTAACttgtacatttttctctttttctctcatcCCAGCTGCTGCTGCGCTTGGACAGGGCGCGTATCCACAAGGCGTTGCAGGGAAATCAAACGGTGAGCAAACGTGTGCAATcattcttttaaattatattttttttttattgtttttttttctgtaaacttAAAGGAGCAGTTAGCATTTTTCTTCAAACCTAGATATGAACTTTTTATACTGCATGACCAAATCCACCAAATTGTGTGATAATGTAGAacataatgtaaataaatagaaattattgtGCAAAACTGTctagataaaatgttttaattcctCCAGATGTTCTTTTAACATCTGGTACTCCATCTCTAGGCTTTTCCTTTTACCTTTTTCactgtatttctattttttaactAAGCATTTCAAAACCGATGCAACTGTTAAAATCTCTTATTTAGAGGTCAATTAGTAtagaatattattatttctgagTCAAATGGTTTCTGAAacaccttttttctttattttttattttaattcaccAGTTAATCCATGTACAGCAAACATTACAGACTAACTAAAAGCAAGAAGTTGTATTGATCTCCAAGATATTTAACCAGATAAtacagtaacaaaaataaattaaccaaacaaacaaacaaggagGTATACATTAAAAtggacacataaaaaaaaaagacaaaacaaacaaaatgaaattgtttatCATATGTGGATTTTTTAACCTTGGCAGTTATTTTCTAatctgcattattatttttctgttgtctAATGTTCCCTGATAAACCCAGTGTCACAGATATTCTGGGTAGAagtgggaaagagaaagaaagtaggtaaataaataaaagtatatgCAGTTCGAACCTGATGTCAGGTGAAGCCGCAGCAGAAAATCCGACGCTGCTCCTATTTTGCCttgtaaactttttatttgcCTGCAAACCAAAAGTTTTGTCTCTTCTGCCGTCTTGTGATTTTCTTTGTGGTGaactttaatgtttctgaaAGTGAAAACTTATCATCCTTTCATGTGGATTTGAAGCCAGTCTGgtttacaaatcaaaataaaatttaatatggGGTTCTGTTAGTGCCAAAAATGTGTCTATGTAAGCCATATATGTAGTGTGCTTATGTATTGCACTGCAACAAACTGAATCtgaccaagtaattttggtctagattCTGATGCTAATACCtcagtacacttaaaataagacaaaacttaaaagtaacattGCAGAAAatagaggagcttgttttaagtcaataagatcttatttggtaagattttgtgttttttcagtgtgtaAATGAAAATTCAAAATTCTACACTTTTCTGTGTCAAGACTTAACATGACATCTCTTCATTTTAATACAACTGAAAATACTCAGTTTGCTTCTTTGTGTGATTGAAAAAATCTGTTCAGCTCAAAATACCGAACACCACTGTCTAATATTTATGAATAACACAAATCTAGAAGAAATATACCAAGCACACAATTTACTCTGGACTTAAatgcaaacagagagaaactattagttttactttctaaaaggtgttatatgaaaaagaaacaaaacttcaaaatttGGGTCAAATTTTACAGAACTATTAAATACATCTAcaaaatgaaatctaaacatATCTAAATgtagtattttgttttgtttctgtaatttgtttctttttcatgtgacatattttagaaaaaacctCCTTATATAGacataaaagcatatttttggCACTAATGGGACTCCGTACCCATGTTGCATCCTGTACATGatgtttttaatctgctgtGACAGGATACGGTGATGGAGTGACGGGATATCTTGGTGCCATGGCGGGTAACGGCTTCGGTAAGCAGTACAGATGCtgacaaactgcatttttacCAACAGTTTGCATCAAAATTCTCACTTTCCAAACTGACTTCCAAAGAAAACACACCTACATTTGgctttgaaagtttttgttttgattgtgaACAGAGATAGTGGTGAAAGTTTTGGCATAAAACCTTCTTTCCTCTTCGTCTCCCAACAGGTTATGGAAACGGATACGGTGATGGTTACGGAGCAGGTGAGTAAATCCACATATGGGTGAGAAAAAAGGGTAAAACTTTGTTTGGTGAACGAGTAATTAGTTAATTAGAGCTAATTAGAGCTATGTTTCAGGGCTTGGTTACCCTGCAGACTTAGCTGATGGTGCTGAGAGCAAATCAGGAAAGATTGAAGGTAACAACAACCTGTTGAAAAGCTCCAACAGGTGATGATGACACTAACAGCTGGACGCTTAACCTGCAGCGTATGAAtgacagctttaaaaataaagataggCTGTCTGTTTATGACTAGTGTGATTAACATATCCACTGGGTGTAGCTATTGTGAAGCTGGCCAGCTTATTCtggtacactgtaaaaacacacaagctTACCCAGTAAGTTTGGTtgtcaaataagacaaaactaactttaaaatgacttttcagcaagaaataggagctttgaatcaataattcataaatattgaCGAAAAATAACTAgttccattagcagattatttcatgaaTAATGTcttgttatgagtgaaataatctggcaatGGAACTAGTTCTTTTATTACCAATATTAAAGGATTATTTACTCGAAACAAGCGTCTCTAaatgttgttgaaaagttatttttcagttagttttgtcttccttaaaggttttgtgttttttccagttTGGTTTCTGGTCTCATGTTTGCAGGTTTATTAAAAGGTTTgctattaataattattttttgactgacattctttcttttcctgATGTTTCAGCTCTCAGTACAGGTGGCTACGCCGGACCGGGCCAGGGCGGATATGGTAAGAACCGACCCAGTATGAAATTGCTGGtacataattattattattagactTTTTTCTGCCAAtacaaatgttatattttagttccAAGTGGGATTGTGTTGattaagcaacattttttaactctaaaCAGTACTTTGTGATATGAATATTGAATGCACCAATATGATGATGAATATATTGCAATAGATTGTGACCTTCCTACCAACTCAGAGAAATCAATCCACTCAGATGGAAGTTTCTGTCCAACTCTGATGTAAATATCTAATATGGCCGCCGTACATGTAAAATTTTGTTCTAGCCtttgaaatgcataaaaagcaaAGTACTAGCCATCGGCACAGTGCCCATCGATTGTGACtttccaaaaaaacaactggCTGTTTTTAGCAGCAGCTGAGACTCAAATGGAAGTAcgaaacatgcaaaatgtgaatttagcaTCTTTGGTACTCTTTAACAGTCTAAGTGGCCAGAGTGACACCATGCATATATGCACTAATTCAGCCTTGTCTTCCTCTTTTGTAAAAGACTCCATGTATATTTACAAATAGCTTTattcccttttttaaatatttaaattgaaaacgTCTTTACTGAGAACGTAGACTTGGTAAAGAAGGAAGTATGACAATAGTTTATAgataaataattcagattgtCGGTTATTGAACGCGCTTCTCCAAGTAGCCtaaactgaaaagttactaaatGACTCAGCAGTAAGACACTAACTGCTCATAAATACTGCAAACGACCCCATTTAAATGCGGCAGGAGTGTTTTTAGTAAACGTTACTTCTGCtacaaatattaaaagcagaacaaagttGCTCCTCCGCTCCCTAAGTTTACATTTGAATGTATCAGAACGTAGCTAAAAACACCCGGCACCATGAAACATTTCCACTAAACCGTCGTTAATCTGTCTGCAGGAGGACTTGGTACGGGGCTGGAATCAGTTGGAGGTAAATATGGTGAGTGCTGCAGAAACGACCTCGTCCTCCTGTCACGTGATGCGTAAACGTTGCTCTGCAAGCGTGACTCAGAAGTCAAGCATGTCTCACTGCAGAACCTGCAGCAACATGTAGGCTACAGGATAAGGAAGTAATGAGTCATCTGAGTCGGGTGTTGCTTTCCTTTCAGGAGGAGCAGCTCAGGTTCCTTATGGTAACGCTCCGGTGATCCCTGCTGGACTGGAGGGTAGGAGCTTCCTGTGCAACTcatcacagcaaaaacactaaatactACCAAGGAttgttggtctagtttctagtgcaaatgccTCACTACacttgaaatcagacaaaactaaagTACAAGTAAGTTTTTACTGAGATGTGGGGGCTTGATTCAAggcaataattccttaaaattgataaGAAAGTAGAAGACAAAAGTGACATAACATGACTTTTCTCCCATATTATAAGCTAAAAGagcaatattatgtaaaatcaacttctcttttaaagctttttcatcatgttatattattccttcatcaaaaacatacctggagtgttgctttaattctttcaagtttgagaaatcatttaatcttcatccattcagctgagcaaaacgcctgggtggacctagccccgccttcaaggcgcagctcctcctccactcagctccttcagactagccagcagcaattagccaaCACTCAGTGGTactcattatatgagctacttctcagtaaaaCGCTGGTAAAATTTGCTAAATGGTTAATGGAGGAGTCATGtcgtgatgacttcctgaaggcggagtttcagaaagagcaggagtttcttaaagagacagaggcccaattccaaggtgttaaattatgaagttagatttcttttaagtcataacaactgaatgtaacattgttacttgattgtgctgtaaaaaacctgaaatcacATAATACTACCCATTTCAAATGTTCCACTTGCAGGTTATTTAACTTAAagctaatactttttcataaatattaagaagtTATTGGTTTAAATCAACCTCTATATTGTGCTGAAATTTACttgtaggttagttttgtctgatttagatatttacacaagaaaccagacaaaaatacCTGGCAACATTTAATATCTTTGAAATACAGATGTAGAAAATCAACAATTATGTGtcttaaactttctttttcttctttttaacagAGAGAATGTCACCATCTTAAGTTAAATGTCAAGCTTTTTGTTAGTGCGAGACAAAACCTGTTGTTTATGACATCCTCTCTGTTCTTCACACTCACAGCTCTCAGTATTGCCAAATGTCGCTTTATTTCCTTCAGGCGACGGCGGATACCCGTATGCAGCTCAGCAGCTCGGCCTTGCAGCTGAAAGCGCCAAAACCGCCAGCAAATACGGTGAGAAAGTGCGAGAAACTGCGCACAACGGAAAAAGGGCCGTCTTTCTGGGGTGTTAATTAGGTTTTCTGAAACCAGATGTACCACCACTGAGGTTAtggcacaaacatttaaaaacacgtagcaaaaaagaaaaaaactacgACGACTTCTTCATTTATATGATGgtatttagctaattttaattattttctttctggtttAGGTGCTGCTGCAGGATTTGGGACCCAACAAACAGGTGAGTTTcaacaaaaacttaattttgaTCCTTAATCTTGATTGAGGTTGTTGTCTGAAATGTGACATTTGGTTGTGCTTCCTTGTTAAGGTTTCGGCGCAGCGCTCGGCGCCTCTCAGGATGCTCTGAGTAAGTCAGTCAGAACCAGATACTTCCTCTAAGCTGATCAACTTCCACTCATTGTGATTTCAGCAGCTGTGAAAAGGAACTTCTCGTTTCTTGTTATGAGTTGGTTTTTAGTGTTTCTGTTGACTCAAACATTCAGAACTCAGTTGATAACAAAACAACGAagcttaaaataacattttatttgaaaatgaaactcTTTATGGATGCATTATAGCTTTTCAGCATAAAGAGTTTAATATATTCTCTTTCAGAGTTAGATAGTGAcagttacttgagtaactttttggaaaaaatttacttttaggagtattttacTGCTCTGTACTTACTTCATTAACTCTATATTAAAGTATctctacttttactttagta from the Gambusia affinis linkage group LG19, SWU_Gaff_1.0, whole genome shotgun sequence genome contains:
- the LOC122822644 gene encoding fibroin heavy chain isoform X1: MFRAGSIMLLRALLQTSLVLWLAQQTLQGGVNPQNVAFGRALPVRGVGIGVKPGVTGALGAVGNRYGTKAMKTGIGRYPAAHLGVGGYRSLGLGGRGGLKPGGYGTPAGYGASLGTGMGLNAGLTNGLGLGLGQAGKRVYGAGPGQLPGYGAFPGMGYQGVRPGVSAADLGGPEGASLAQAAQDLKREKSRVVDEMLGEREQSLRRSNVFGPTVPRIQARIEVKRFNPSMPSSNLRPSFPLDKQNKLLGGKYELGGPEAMLGGAGINRQLPVDQDIKSLDSYNSGLHNPRETANQEAKNCGAPAGLPEMLGINPSEVKAGKRFGCKNLPAQGQDGRSDVLFPVQRQAGINPLTAPDSSQDLQRRRDKIRVRDGSQHYDPIRTQSLGVTLTREEQDVGGFTQEDARLLPVAGHVNRKSKPLTERNTQAASYVGGAGNYLGAAGYGAGLGQGAYLGGAAGKLSAAAALGQGAYPQGVAGKSNGYGDGVTGYLGAMAGNGFGYGNGYGDGYGAGLGYPADLADGAESKSGKIEALSTGGYAGPGQGGYGGLGTGLESVGGKYGGAAQVPYGNAPVIPAGLEGDGGYPYAAQQLGLAAESAKTASKYGAAAGFGTQQTGFGAALGASQDALMEQTGKYDGLNAGLGNGYKG
- the LOC122822644 gene encoding glycine-rich cell wall structural protein isoform X2, whose protein sequence is MFRAGSIMLLRALLQTSLVLWLAQQTLQGGVNPQNVAFGRALPVRGVGIGVKPGVTGALGAVGNRYGTKAMKTGIGRYPAAHLGVGGYRSLGLGGRGGLKPGGYGTPAGYGASLGTGMGLNAGLTNGLGLGLGQAGKRVYGAGPGQLPGYGAFPGMGYQGVRPGYVGGAGNYLGAAGYGAGLGQGAYLGGAAGKLSAAAALGQGAYPQGVAGKSNGYGDGVTGYLGAMAGNGFGYGNGYGDGYGAGLGYPADLADGAESKSGKIEALSTGGYAGPGQGGYGGLGTGLESVGGKYGGAAQVPYGNAPVIPAGLEGDGGYPYAAQQLGLAAESAKTASKYGAAAGFGTQQTGFGAALGASQDALMEQTGKYDGLNAGLGNGYKG